Within Pseudomonas tructae, the genomic segment CCCGCTCGATCAACACCTTCGTGATCGCCAAGAGCCTGGGCTCGATGCTGTTCTTCGTGGTGATCGGCCTGGCCCTGGCCCTGCAGTCGCTATGGCCCAGCGCCGATGCCAGCGTCATGAGCGGGTTCGTCCTGGTGCTGCTGTACATGAAAGGGCCGCTCGAGCATCTGGTGAGCACCCTGCCGATCGTCAGCCGGGCGCAGATCGCCTTCCAGCGTATCGCACAGTTGTCGGAACAGTTCGCCACCCCTGAGCCACACCTGCTGCTGACCGACACCACCCGCCCCACACCTGCGTTCCACAGCCTGGAGCTGGACAACGTCGGCTATGCCTTCGATCCGGTGGCAGGCGCCGAACCGTTCCGCCTGGGGCCGGTGAACCTTAGGATCGAACAGGGCGAGATCGTCTTCATCGTCGGTGAGAATGGCTGTGGCAAGACCACCCTGATCAAGTTGCTGCTGGGACTCTACCCACCGGCACAGGGCCAGATCCGGGTCAACGGCCAGGCGATCGAAGCGGCAACACGGGACGACTACCGCCAGTTGTTCACGACCATTTTCGCCGACTATTACCTGTTCGACGATGTGGTACAGAACGACCAGCAGATCCCCGAAGACGCCAACAAGTACCTGCAACGCCTGGAGATCGCCCACAAGGTCAGGGTCGAGGACGGTCAGTTCAGCACCACCGACCTGTCCACCGGCCAGCGCAAGCGCCTGGCGCTGGTCAATGCCTGGATCGAAAAGCGCCCGGTACTGGTGTTCGACGAATGGGCCGCCGACCAGGACCCGACCTTCCGGCGAATTTTCTATACCGAGCTGCTGCCGGACCTCAAGCGCCTGGGCAAGACCATCATTGTCATCTCCCACGACGACCGCTACTTCGACGTTGCCGACCAGCTGGTGCGCCTGCACGCCGGCCAGGTCGTGGACCAACTGCAACCTGCCTGAACGGTGCCTGAAACCGGAAAACCCAAAAAAGTTTTCCGGTTTCAGCGCAGTCGCACGTCTCACCTCTACAAAAGAATCATTATCATTAACACTTAATTCCTAGAGCACGAACAATGCCAGCACTCCCCGCCTTCACCCCCCTGGCCAAAGCATTGATGATGCGCAGGCTGCTCAAACCCGCTCTGCTGGGCGCAACGCTGGCTTCGACTCTGAGTGTGTCGATGCTGGTTCAAGCGCAGGAAATCGAGTTCAACATTGGCGCCCAACCGGTCAGCAATGCCTTGCTCGAGTTCGGCCGTCAGTCGGGAGTGCAGGTATTGTTCGAGCCATCGGCGGTGCAACGGATCCGCAGCAACCCGCTGCGCGGGCGCCTGAGTGTGGCGACGGCCATTGCCGAACTGCTCAGGGGCACCGGGCTGCGCTACAGCCTGCAGGGCGATACCATCACCGTGACCGGTGGCGAAACCTTTGACGCGGTGCAATTG encodes:
- a CDS encoding cyclic peptide export ABC transporter, with amino-acid sequence MTKQPRGALRELFALLKPFWPIVTLSIVLGMVGGLSVTALLATINSGLHSEGGLTQQVVLAFAGLCALALLSTICSDIGTNHVGQHIIAKLRKELGEKVLSAPIEQIERYRSHRLIPVLTHDVDTISDFAFAFAPLAISLTVTLGCLGYLAMLSWPMFLMMLVAIAIGTVIQYIARARGIRGFMQARDAEDQLQKHYNAIAEGAKELRIHRPRRQRMFKQGIEHTAEQICAIQTRSINTFVIAKSLGSMLFFVVIGLALALQSLWPSADASVMSGFVLVLLYMKGPLEHLVSTLPIVSRAQIAFQRIAQLSEQFATPEPHLLLTDTTRPTPAFHSLELDNVGYAFDPVAGAEPFRLGPVNLRIEQGEIVFIVGENGCGKTTLIKLLLGLYPPAQGQIRVNGQAIEAATRDDYRQLFTTIFADYYLFDDVVQNDQQIPEDANKYLQRLEIAHKVRVEDGQFSTTDLSTGQRKRLALVNAWIEKRPVLVFDEWAADQDPTFRRIFYTELLPDLKRLGKTIIVISHDDRYFDVADQLVRLHAGQVVDQLQPA